The Arachis ipaensis cultivar K30076 chromosome B05, Araip1.1, whole genome shotgun sequence nucleotide sequence gatattctcaacccgcgggtagggttagggttggatccaaaccctaccctaccctacccattgccacccctaatcTATTCTTTAATCGATATATAAAAGGTATATTCTTCTATTAGCTATTACGTGGATCAAagccaaagaaagaaagaagagtaaactattatttttatcTATAAAAGTTGAAATCTATCCATAGAAGAAAGAAATCACCATTTATACCCATAAAATATGAGTTCTAcacaataaaattattcaaacactaaaaaatcacctataaattttaaattaccaTTATCTTCACCATTATTACTATCATTCTCCCTTCTCCCTCTTTTCAcactccttttttttatttttttcattctcaCCCCTTTAATTTTCATAATGGACTTCCATCGCCAGTCTCTCCTAACGCTACTGTAGTCTCTCCTAACGCTACTGTAGCGGCCAAGAGACCCACAATCATCACTACTATACCTTCTTCTCCACCTCTTTTCTCATTTTCATTCTGTTACCCTTTTTTCATTGTTGCTAATGTTGTTATTGTTAGAAAATGTGAAAAGGAGCAGAGACGAAATGGTGAATTTATATTTTGCGAATTGAATTTGTGGCTTTGGATTTATTTTTTCTGCGATGATGTGGTTGTACCGGCTCAATTGATTTTTGGTTCTTTTCCATTTGATATATTCTGCTAATGTTGTTGATGTTTCTATTGTAACAATACGCATGTTTCAAAAATGGTTAGCCAACTCACCTTTTGTTAAAACAATGATGCATGCGAGCAAATGAGCTAGAATGGCTAACAGATGAAGAAGCAATTTTGAACGGGGAAGAAATTTTACAGTTCTCTTTTTTGGGTTAAAAGGAATGGGAGAGAAGAATGGAAAAGTCAAAGTAGTAAATACAATAATTAAATGGAAGCATCTGGTAAGGTGTGTaggtaataaaattaatttaagtgTTGAACATGAGATAAGtctcaaagtggtccctgaagtTACCCTCGAGTCTCATAGTGATTCCTGAAGTTAAAAATTACTCATATTCATCCCTGAAGTTACACTCTGGAACTCAAACTCGTCCTTCCAGTCAATTTCGTCCAGCTGGCGCAACCGGAAAGCTGACCTGGACTCGTTGGTGACACGCTGTCAGCACAACGGCTAGCTGACGTGGCGACGTAAActgttttgactcaatttggtccctaaattgaggttaaaaaccctaacccccaattgactctcttctcctctcttctccatcGCACTAGAGGTGACTCTCCTCTATTGCTTCTCCTACAGTGTCTTCTCCATCTTCAAAAACCACACGATAGCTAGCGCGAGCAATGCAGCTGGGAGCTCCAACAACCCACGATCATTTGGAAGCATCGTGAGGAGAATGAATAGAAACAGAGATGCACGTCTTCCAGAATGGTGTGAGTGCGGGTTGAGACCAGTGTCGTAATGGTCAGCGACAGATTCTAATCCAGAGAGACCGTTTGTGGCTTGCCCAAACTACAATGTAAGTGTTTGATACTATTGTTTGCTGTATTCTGGATGTAAACTTGGTTGATTCACTTTCCAAGGTGCAGACTGCAGGTAAGAGGTGGTGTGGGTTGTTTCTGTGGGTGGATAAAATTCTGGAAGAAGATGCGGTAACATGTGATGGTAGAACAAGCTCTTCAAATGACAACGAAGAATATGATTATAAGCAAAACAAGCTCTGTTTCATATTAGATATGCAGAGAATCATATGTATGTGATTGTATATGCAATTGTCCCTGTTGAAAATACTAAAAACTGGAGGTGGTTCTTGAAATTACTTCatgaagacttgggagattatAAGCAAAATAAGCTCTGTTTCATATCAGATAAGCAGAAAGTacgttttaaaaatttatttgttgttgTATAATTAGTATTGGCTGCTGTGATAATAGAATAAGTGAGAAGATATTCATTACAGGGTAGTTGGATCACTGCTTATATAATGAACTGCTGTGTATACAATGAACTACTGCTTTACTTAGTAGATGGACTAATACTTGATGAACTGTTGTGTATATAATGAACTGATTTGTATGTAAAGAATAGGGACCATTTTTATGTCACTTATAAAACTGAAGGGACCATTCTGATGTCACTTATGTAACTCCAGAGCTGCTAATGAGGATGCTGCTGTTGCTGCAGAGGCTGCTGCTGCCCAACCCCTTGCTGCTAATGGTGGTGAAACCACCCTTGTCCCACAACCCCCACCAAAATTCAGCTTGAACTCAGTCAACCACCCTTGTCACAAACTGATGACTCTCAATAGGTTCAAAAAATTAGATGACATTCATTTTATTATGTGCATGTTCTTATGCACTTTTACTAACTATTTTACATGTCTTCACTAATAGGTTTTGCCTTCTCCTGTGAGGCCACCAAAACTCCCTCCCAAAAGGAAGTCCTCCAAACAAGAAAAGGCAACTCCAGGAAGCAACAATCAAGCAGCAACTACCCAACCAGCAACCAGTTAACCCGCAACAAATCATCCGTCTCATCCTATGCAAGGTGCATCACAGGGGACCGTTACAAGGCTTGCTAACTTCATGAAGTTTGTTCCCAACCTTGTATTTAGACCACCCAGAAACAAAAAATGAAGACTAGGATTATTACGTTTAGGAGaagattattttatttatctattttgatGAAGCAGCGTGCTTTCTGAATTTTGAACCCAGTGTTGAAAATTTTAGTGTTCAAAACTTGTGTTCTCAATATGTTGAGAAATTTGATATACTTGTTGAATATTGCCCTGACTCTGTAATAcctattttaaatatattttctgCATTATGAATATATGAATATGTATTATGACTCCCTTGAATTGAGTTGTGGCAGATTTTTTTTCTTGGTCTCTAATATGCAATTAAGATTAATTCCATTAGATGAATCCATTAGTAGTGTAGGAACAATTATTTACATATAACCTCTTGtttattcaaatttcaaattattcTTACACAGTCATGTCAAACAGTTTAATCTGCATTTCTTTCAACCAAAAGGACAGGTACAAGTACATGAACAGAACAACATATGCATATCCCATGTCACATATTTTTTTGCTAAAATAATTGACTCTGTTGCCTATCCAACCTTAAGACAATCATAACAACTGTAATCAGTAGTAGCAGCATACATGTAAACAGCAAAATTCCCCCCTCCCCCCATTTTGAGAACTCTAACTTCAGAATCTAATCTTCATCCTCTATTCTTTGTTGTCATTTGAAGAGTTTGTTCTACCATCACATGTTACCGCATCTTCTTCCAGAATTTTATCCACCCACAGAAACAACTCACACCACCTCTTACCTGTAGTCTGCACCCAGGAAAGTGAATCAACCAACTTTACATCCAGAATTACAGCAAACAACAGTATCAAACACTTACATTGTAGTTTGGGCAACCCACGAACGGTTTTCCTAGATTAGAATCCGTCGCTGACCATCGCAACACTAGTCTCGACCCGCACCCACACTATTCTGGCAGATGCGCATCTCTATTTCTATTCATTCTCCTCATGATGCTTCCAAATGATCGTGGGTTATTGGAGCTCCCAGCTGCATTGCTCGCGCTAGCCATAACGTGTGGTTTTCGAAGATGGAGAAGACACTGTAGAGGAGAGTCACCTCTGCTGCgatggagaagagaggagaagagagtgtGCAAtggagaaaagaggagaagagagtCAATTGGGGGTTAGGGTTTTTAACCTTAATTTAGGGACCATCAAATTGAATCAAAATAGTTTACGTCGCCACGTCAGCTAGCTGTTGTGCTAACAGCGTGTCACCAACGAGTCCAAGTCAGCTTTCCGGTTGCGCCAGTTGGACGAAATTAGTCGGAAGGACGACTTTGAGTTTcggagtgcaacttcagggaTGAATATGAGTAATTTTTAACTTCAGGGATTACTATGAGGTTCGACAGTAacttcagggaccactttgagacttatctcatatatatataaaagagagagACAAAAATATTATGATGCAGATAATGATAAGGgtaatttgaaatttttagatgattttttagtatttgaataattttgttgtgTGGAACCCACGTTTCAAAGATATAAATGAAAACTTTCTTTTTTATGAATAAATGTATTaacgttttcaactttcgtgaaTAGAAACGATagtttactaaaaaaaataatatcattgCATCATAACTAAtttgaaggaaaagaaaagatttgtaCCAAATTATGGTACGTACCAATTATAAGAAAGAACAATGAGGAAATCAGAGCAGTACATACACTTGGTAAAAGTAAAAGGAGCAAGGCCAATAAATTCGATGATTCTACAATGAACAGAAATTTAGAAATGTTCATGCGAGATAATCCATGCATGCAGTAATGGATTCAAAATTTGAGGACGTgtaaaatttcaattttgaaaattcggcctttttctttttatatatataattggcATTCTTCCAAAGTTaaaatgtaagaaaaagaaaagtatcttcattaaatatttttttttgacacTATTTTTTTCTTCCTCGTACTTACAAAGAAAATATCAATCATTCTCTCTTATTAAGAAAAGATGGTCGTAGAATGTCTTATCTTTTCATtgaattattttgtttttaaagtCTATCTCTTTTGTATTAAAAAAGGTTAAAAAATGTTTATTTGAAGAATCAATgcaagccaagagtgaaaaaaaaaaaatacaagagaGATAAGTTGAAAAAGGCTATAAAATCTGTGTTTCAATTGTTTTTAaggataaagtattaaattggtcatTTATGTTTGAgcataattctgttttggtccttaaagtttaaaatgttctatttgaatccaaaaaagtttcatttagtttcaatGTAATCTCatcgtgaggtcaaagttaaataattaacagaatGTCATACATGACAGCATTACAAGAACAAagtcgataatttggagaacaagtacaaactTTAGAAGCACAATATCAACTGTGaatgcatcaatatatttatttatcatttttcttacaatttaaataaaatattttttatagaactaaggagaatgacaaataaatgtattaatacattcacggttgattttgtgcctctagaatTTGTATTTGTTCTCCATATTATCGATCTTAttcttgtactgctgtcatgtaggatATTCCGTTAATTATATAACTTTGACCTCACAATAGAGATatattgaagctaaatgaaattttttttagattcaaatagaacactttaaatctTAAAGACCAAAACAAGATTACGCCTAAACATAggagaccaatttaatactttatctGTAATAATATTTTTGTAGGTATAAACATGGATATAGTTCTTCCAATTTTTTCTTTGTTAAGTTTTGGGTTCGCACTTAAGAAAAAATTGCTAAGTTTGGTTCAAGTTTAGTGGTAAAACATGCTTAATTTGAATATGTTGTGACAAATCTTGCATTACTAAAAATACGCTTGAAACCATCAGAATtactgttaattttttttttatgaaatttattATTAGAATTTCTATTAGATTGTCTGACGATAAGGTGAAAAATTAAATTTCCAAAAAATATTGACTCAAATTTAATTTTATGGTTGGAGACTGATGCAAAATTCAACAATAATGCGAAGATCGTTGTGAGTTTAAAACGCTGCGTTTTATTTAAAAAGATcaatattaattatattattgtCGAAAATTTCTGCTAAAAAATCCAACGATAATTCAAACTCTCACTTGATTAGGGAGTTTGGCTTAAACTCTTGGATTTTATCTCATCGGAATTAGTTGTTGTAATTGATATAGTTAtagtaaaaaatttattatatttgtaataGAATAGAGATTAATTATAAATCTCATTGTACTTAAAAGCTGAACTACTATATATATAAGATATATAATTTTGTAAATCTTCTTTTCATTCATTACTCTATTTTACgcattttataaaataaacaaaaataatctcTCGCATAATCTTATTTACTTCACTTTGGCCAAAAGAAGTCAAATTCTAAAACAATCTTTATTCAACTCTTTTTAGAATCTAAAAAaaaccaacaatatataatatttgCAAATATCTCATTTCGTTTTTGGTTTCAAAGTAGACAAGACAATAATAGTATAAATGAATTTtgaacttttttctttttcttttttcaaaaaatttcaacaGTAGATCCTTATTATAATGAGATGATCtgtaatatatatagaaaattcTATGAGTTTTTTATGAAtacttatattttaaaaaaatgtgaAACCCATAAAGAATAATTTAGGGGGAGATATATCATATAAAACATAAGAAAACTCACTTAATGACTTAAGGGTACATTTGTTTctgaaaacaagataagacaaGATACTAAGAATAAGACATAATAGATAGAAACACAAAAatttgtgtttttgtattttgtttagtgataaattagatcaaattataaaaatttaatttatttgggAGGAGATGTGGGGTGGGATTATGAGAATTAAGGTTGCGTTTGTTTGTGAAAACAAGACAAGAAAGACATAGAATTTAGTGTCCTTgtattttatttggtgataaaataaaacaaattatgaaaatctaatttattttcattcaaaaattttgagaagaaaaatataattataaaaatttaaaaaaaataataaaaaaaataaaaaataagttatattttttattagtatttctgtattttttttaggatgaacacaaaatatactaattttaTGTCTCTGAACACAATATTTCTATTCATATTTTATCTGTCAAATacgattttatatttttatgtctaTGTCTCAATGTCTTATCTTTTGTAAATAAACGTAATCTAAAATCTAAATGTACCGGAATGTATATGACACAATAATAAATGTTATATGGGTCATGCAAGATTATTATTTCATAAAGAAAACAGCTCATTGCACGTATGTGAAATGGCTAAACAATAAACATGCGATTTTAAATGCGAAAGAAGATGTGAAATGATGACTTGAGCCTTAGAATAAGCTAAGTTTTGTCACTTCATAATATGTTTAGATAGAAATTCAGTCAATTAACTtggctttgtttttctttttccttccttcttttgtttttatttttcctttcatTTGTACCATTCTTCTtagaagtgaaaaaaaaaaaaagttatggcATTCATTAATGCCCATCATCTCCTTGGTGTTTTATTGCTTCTTAGCTTAACAACCATTCAAGCTGATGAAATTATATTCAACAGCACTCTTACTACTACTACTGAATATTTTGGCCGAACAAGTTTTCCACCTGATTTCATTTTTGGGTCAGGTTCATCTGCATACCAGGTATGCAATGCATTCTATTTAAACAATTGTTTAATCTTCAGTGCTCTTCTGAAATTCATATATTATTGTATAATAATAGGTATGTTTTATTTACACTTGTTTAATGTATGAAATAATCAGACATTTAATTACTACAACACATAGTGAAAGTTTGgataaaaataaacttttaaaacaTGCATTAAATAATATATTCTTAGATTACACaagtatttttcaaattttataatcctataaaaattgaaatatttaaataaaatagtaaagagaTTTATCTTATATGTTCAATATGTATAATTAGGCATATTTTATGTGCTAATATATAAAAAAGTATAGTTTACTCTTATTTTTGAAAGATACCGGAATAATTACCTCCATGATACATTTTTTCATGTGTTGTCATATATTTTAAGATGGTCTTAGCTTGGATCATACaatgataagaaaaaaaaaatctgaatttgatTTCTGCACTAGACATTATGAGAATCACTTTGTGGATGAtctatcaaaatttttttttaagtatttAAAAAGCTTAGAATTATCTGTGACTCTAATATAATTAACATAACTAGTGTTATTGTAACTTATTTAACATTTCATATATGTACTGAAGGGGGAAAAAATGTTTGTACGCACGTATTAATAGAATGGGTTATACTACGTGTACACCAAAAttagccaccagtataaaatacatgttagatataaatacacattaaaaataaattaaaccacacatatatttatacataaatacattggtggctgattttggtgtacaaatagtatttttctaatATAGAATATATTTATGCACAATTTCAGGTTGAAGGCGCAGTAAATGAAGGTGGCAGAGGACCAAGTAATTGGGATGATTTCACTCATAGTTATCCAGGTCTTCTGATTTATTAGTTTGTAGCAATTTCAATGTCTTATGGCTTATGggttcaatttttttgtttttttttcttgttttttgtgtgcatgtttaattaaaaaaaggtgtcctctattttatttatataaaattgtttattgtaaaaaaaagaaaaagtggcTGAGTTCCATTTTGCATGTGCTAAGTTGTAAATTACATTATGCTCAGCaattacattttttatttaaataaatttatcaattaaaaaaatattatgagtTATATATGAGTTCTATCTTGCATGTGCTAAGTTATATATTAATTATTGCATTGTGCTTAATACATGATAGATAAGATACAAGACAGAAGTAATGGAGATGTATCCGTCGATGAATATCATCGTTACAAGGTGCTGTAATAAATTGAACAACAAAAATATTAATCAAGAAAATAGGAGAGATTCTTCTCAAAAATACTATTGATTATATATGCAGGAAGATATTAAGCTCATGAAGGATATGAACATGGATGCTTATCGATTCTCCATCTCTTGGTCCAGGATACTACCAAGTAAAGTACAATATTACGTACACTAATTGTTTTGCAAATTATTAATTACAATTTCCCTTAAAAACATTGTCTTTGTGTAAATTGagtgttattaatttaattaagttaGATTAATTGGCTAATTAATTTCAGAGGGACGGGTTAGTGGAGGTGTGAACACAGAAGGAATCAACTATTACAATAACCTCATCAATGAGCTTAAAGACAAAGGTCATGGCCCTACAttactatttatattttaattatgtaattatttGTTTTTGCACTAATTTATACTTAATACAAGTATAGCAACTTTTGGTAACTCATTGCAGGTCTTAAACCCTTTGTGACCATTTTTCATTGGGACGTTCCTCAAACCTTGGAAGAAGAATATGGTGGCTTTTTAAGCCTTAAGATAGTGTAATTTACATATCTTTTACCTTACATTAAAAATATTCATCAACACGCCTTGAGTATTcattttatttatgagttaatGATCAAATTCGTTTCTTAAGTTGCCTTCGGTTTTCAAAATAAGATACGGAGAACAAGACAGAGACATAAATATTagtgttcttatattttgtttagtgataaattagaataaattatgaaattttaatttattattatttttttcattcaaaaaattaaaaaaaatatataataataaaaaatataattataaaaaactaacaagaataatgaaagaaaaaaattgtgtCTCTTGTTAGTGTTTCGTGTCTTTCCTATCAAgataaatacaaaatacactaattcagtgtctctgaaCACAGTATCATCTGCCAAAaacgattttgtgtctctgtctcaATATGCCTATAAACAAACACAGTCTTAAAGATCACACGATCTCCAAATTTACATCTCTCACACTATATAGGGACGATTTTCGAGACTATGCTAAGCTTTGCTTTGAGGAATTTGGAGACAGAGTGCAGCATTGGAGTACGTTGAACGAACCATGGGCATTCAGCAAGCATGGCTATGCAATAGGGAGTTTTGCACCGGGAAGGTGTTCATCTTGGCAGAACCTTAACTGCACCTGCGGAGATTCCGCGACCGAACCCTATAATGTGGCACACCATATGTTATTAGCTCATGCAGCTGCCGTTAACATCTACCGGACTAGATATCAGGTTTCATGATATATTTGTACGATGAAAATAAATAAGTTTGTGTCTCCATGTCCCTTTGAATGGATCTCTCTTGATATTGGGACCAAATCTAACCTTCATTTCTTTTGTCTACACAGAGATTTCAGGGGGGCAAGATAGGAATTACACTAAATTGTCACTGGATGGTGCCACTTAGTAATACTATATCGGATCGTAGTGCTGCACAGAGAAGCCTTGATTTCATGCTTGGATggtataaaattataattataaattctttatgaaatgcaaactcaTTTGTGGAAGTTAACTATAATTTCTT carries:
- the LOC107644620 gene encoding beta-glucosidase 12 codes for the protein MAFINAHHLLGVLLLLSLTTIQADEIIFNSTLTTTTEYFGRTSFPPDFIFGSGSSAYQVEGAVNEGGRGPSNWDDFTHSYPDKIQDRSNGDVSVDEYHRYKEDIKLMKDMNMDAYRFSISWSRILPKGRVSGGVNTEGINYYNNLINELKDKGLKPFVTIFHWDVPQTLEEEYGGFLSLKIVDDFRDYAKLCFEEFGDRVQHWSTLNEPWAFSKHGYAIGSFAPGRCSSWQNLNCTCGDSATEPYNVAHHMLLAHAAAVNIYRTRYQRFQGGKIGITLNCHWMVPLSNTISDRSAAQRSLDFMLGWFMEPLTTGHYPSSMVYLVGNRLPKFSSYESRLVRRSFDFIGLNYYTSYYATNAPDINANPSYLTDSLANLTNKRHGIPIGPPAASSWLSVYPRGIRELLLYTKKKYNNPVIYITENGIDEVNDPTIPLKEALKDGTRIDYYDEHLYYVHKAIKEGVRVKGFFAWSFSDNYEWNYGYTVRFGIYFVDYKNGLKRYPKLSATWFKNFLQTKVGDSR